A single Tenacibaculum sp. 190524A02b DNA region contains:
- a CDS encoding TonB-dependent receptor domain-containing protein, whose translation MIKTRNYVFIIFVFLSCFQHVSAQKITKNKRTSLKEVLILVEKKYNVKFSYKDSLVKEKQLYLDFSENYSIEDILSELISKTNLSFERVTKRYITITDININKENSICGFIMDGKLNKPIQGATIFSLHNSKGTVSAKNGFFNLKNLSELDSIKVSFVGYETQIIPVKDRLGTKCSKVDLKHHSMLLEEVIVSDYMVGGIDKDIDGSIVISPQKLGVVSGLTEPDVLQSIQLLPGVNSPNETASGLYIRGGAPDQNLVLYDGIKMYNSSHFFGTISAFNPYIVDKVKVFKSAAKAEYGNHSSGVIDIETNNKVGEAIKGGFGANMTHFDVFVSVPVTKNLGIAASVRRSFTDFFDTPTFTKLSKKVFQNSVIDSNEEVGTEQYQNTNDFYFFDINSKITYNLSDKDVLTFNYLWVRNRLDYEFSSKNNSSYNTKDHLQIRNTGYRLKWNHEWSEKVSQRTSVYYSNYDLDYGYDGKFDFGNPFTQSAFKKNMIKDYGGKTVFESELNKNTLLSLGYEFVKNGVDFKISRKDSRITNKTYVYGYDYNDTHALFVDYGYNKEDKTILNIGARTNYFSHTNRTFFAPRVYVEQQIWPKFSLKSSLEFKQQNIVQFLETHTQDFGLGNQIWLLADNDVFPILKSNQYTIGALYKENNFLIDVEFYRKTSDGLTSFTAGTENTLSGFYSGKGDVVGVDFLIRKRFNNYNTWINYSYSKTDFRFDEVNNGNSFPSDFDVRNNFLWVHNLKLGNFDFSLSWVLKTGTPFTPVSLNNETNKATFGEINSKRLPSYHKLDFSSGYSFNIDKKGKWRGKLGVSLLNVYDKVNVLSRRNEVLITDDKHRINTVEDISLGITPNFVFRVFIK comes from the coding sequence ATGATTAAAACAAGGAATTATGTATTTATAATTTTTGTGTTCTTAAGCTGCTTTCAGCATGTATCTGCACAAAAAATAACAAAAAATAAAAGGACTTCTTTAAAAGAAGTCCTTATTTTGGTTGAAAAAAAATACAATGTAAAATTTTCTTACAAGGATTCCTTAGTAAAAGAAAAACAACTCTACTTAGATTTTTCTGAAAATTACAGTATTGAAGATATTCTTAGTGAACTTATTTCTAAAACAAATTTAAGTTTCGAAAGAGTTACTAAACGTTATATTACTATTACAGATATAAATATTAATAAAGAGAATAGTATTTGTGGTTTTATAATGGATGGTAAACTTAATAAACCTATCCAAGGAGCAACTATTTTTTCACTTCATAACTCTAAAGGTACAGTTTCAGCAAAGAATGGTTTTTTTAATTTAAAAAATCTTTCAGAGTTAGATAGTATCAAGGTGTCTTTTGTAGGATATGAAACTCAAATAATACCTGTAAAAGATAGATTAGGTACCAAATGTTCAAAAGTTGATTTAAAGCATCATAGTATGCTTTTAGAAGAAGTAATTGTTTCTGATTATATGGTTGGAGGAATTGATAAAGATATTGATGGTTCAATTGTGATATCACCGCAAAAGTTAGGGGTGGTTTCTGGATTAACAGAACCAGATGTTTTGCAAAGCATACAATTACTTCCTGGCGTTAATAGTCCAAACGAGACAGCTTCAGGTTTGTATATTAGAGGAGGAGCTCCTGATCAGAATTTAGTACTGTATGACGGCATTAAAATGTACAACTCTTCTCATTTTTTTGGAACAATATCAGCTTTTAATCCTTATATAGTTGACAAAGTTAAAGTGTTTAAAAGTGCAGCTAAAGCTGAATATGGAAATCACTCATCTGGAGTAATTGATATAGAAACAAATAATAAAGTAGGAGAAGCTATTAAAGGAGGCTTTGGAGCTAATATGACTCATTTTGATGTATTTGTAAGTGTTCCGGTAACCAAGAATTTAGGTATTGCAGCTTCGGTAAGAAGATCTTTTACAGATTTTTTTGATACTCCAACATTTACAAAACTATCTAAAAAAGTATTTCAAAATTCTGTTATAGATAGCAATGAAGAGGTTGGAACTGAGCAATATCAAAATACTAATGACTTTTATTTTTTCGATATAAACTCTAAAATAACATATAACTTATCAGACAAAGATGTGTTAACATTTAATTATTTATGGGTGAGAAATAGGTTAGATTATGAGTTTAGTTCAAAAAACAATAGTTCTTATAATACTAAAGATCATTTACAAATAAGAAATACAGGGTATAGGTTAAAATGGAATCATGAATGGAGTGAAAAAGTATCACAGCGTACAAGTGTTTATTATTCTAATTATGATTTAGATTATGGTTATGATGGGAAGTTTGATTTTGGGAATCCATTTACACAATCTGCTTTTAAGAAAAATATGATTAAAGATTATGGAGGAAAGACGGTTTTTGAAAGTGAGTTAAATAAAAACACATTACTTTCATTAGGTTATGAGTTTGTAAAGAATGGAGTGGATTTTAAGATCAGTAGAAAAGATTCAAGAATAACAAATAAAACGTATGTTTATGGTTATGATTATAATGATACTCATGCTTTGTTTGTTGATTATGGGTATAATAAAGAAGATAAAACAATTTTAAATATTGGTGCTAGAACAAATTACTTCTCTCATACTAATAGAACTTTTTTTGCTCCTAGAGTTTACGTAGAGCAACAAATTTGGCCTAAATTTTCTCTTAAATCATCTTTAGAGTTTAAGCAACAAAATATTGTGCAATTTTTAGAGACACATACACAAGATTTTGGTTTAGGTAATCAAATATGGCTTTTGGCTGATAATGATGTTTTTCCAATTTTAAAAAGTAATCAATATACAATAGGAGCATTATATAAGGAAAATAACTTTTTAATAGATGTTGAGTTTTATAGGAAAACAAGTGATGGGTTAACATCTTTTACTGCAGGTACGGAAAATACATTAAGTGGTTTTTATTCTGGTAAAGGAGATGTGGTAGGTGTTGATTTTTTAATAAGAAAAAGATTTAATAATTATAATACTTGGATTAATTATAGTTATAGTAAAACAGATTTTAGGTTTGATGAAGTGAATAATGGAAATTCTTTTCCTAGTGATTTTGACGTAAGAAATAATTTTTTATGGGTTCACAATTTGAAATTAGGTAATTTCGATTTTTCTTTGTCATGGGTATTAAAAACAGGAACACCTTTTACTCCTGTTTCTTTAAATAATGAAACCAACAAAGCTACTTTTGGAGAAATAAACTCTAAACGTTTACCATCATACCATAAACTTGACTTTTCCTCTGGATATTCGTTTAATATAGATAAAAAAGGGAAATGGAGAGGTAAATTGGGAGTTTCATTGTTAAATGTTTATGATAAGGTGAATGTTTTAAGTAGACGTAATGAAGTGCTTATAACTGATGATAAACATCGAATTAATACAGTAGAAGATATTTCACTAGGTATAACTCCAAATTTTGTTTTTAGGGTTTTTATAAAATAA
- a CDS encoding MerR family transcriptional regulator, producing the protein MNNIKTIFTIKDLENISGIKAHTIRIWEKRYNLLQPKRTDTNIRYYSSESLQKLLNVVLLNKHRYKISKIAEMSEEQIKVTARELAFKFAVDDEAINAFKVSMFQFDKVLFNNTYNKLLHKKTFRQIFKEVFIPFLNNIGMLWQTDTLLPAHEHFISNLIIQKIQINTEKLEYSVNNNSRTYVLFLPDGEIHEIGLLYLNYELVLRGFPTIYLGQSLPLDNLNYFFNSETAISFVSSMTVKPYEDRVLGYFKEIEEVLKGTNHEFIGLGCKAALVEKEKFNSNIKVFPSVVNFLETI; encoded by the coding sequence TTGAACAATATAAAGACGATTTTTACGATAAAAGACCTTGAAAATATTTCAGGTATAAAAGCTCATACTATTAGAATATGGGAAAAAAGGTATAATTTACTTCAGCCTAAAAGAACAGATACTAACATAAGGTATTATTCTTCAGAAAGTTTACAAAAACTTTTAAATGTAGTATTGCTAAATAAGCATAGGTATAAGATTTCGAAGATAGCCGAAATGTCTGAAGAACAAATCAAGGTTACTGCGAGAGAGTTGGCTTTTAAATTTGCTGTGGATGATGAAGCTATTAATGCTTTTAAAGTTTCTATGTTTCAGTTTGATAAAGTCCTTTTTAATAATACGTATAATAAACTGTTACATAAAAAAACTTTTAGACAAATTTTTAAAGAAGTTTTTATTCCTTTTTTAAATAATATTGGAATGTTATGGCAAACAGATACTTTGTTGCCTGCTCATGAACATTTTATTTCTAACTTAATAATTCAAAAGATTCAAATTAATACAGAGAAGTTAGAGTATTCGGTTAATAACAATAGTCGTACTTATGTTTTGTTTCTTCCAGATGGTGAGATCCATGAAATAGGGTTGTTGTACTTAAACTATGAATTAGTTTTAAGAGGGTTTCCAACTATTTATCTTGGGCAAAGTTTACCTCTAGATAATTTAAATTACTTTTTCAACAGTGAAACAGCAATTAGTTTTGTTTCATCAATGACAGTAAAACCTTATGAGGATAGAGTGTTGGGGTATTTTAAAGAGATAGAAGAAGTGTTAAAGGGTACTAACCACGAGTTTATAGGTTTAGGCTGTAAAGCAGCTTTAGTAGAAAAAGAAAAATTTAATTCGAATATAAAAGTTTTTCCTTCAGTAGTAAATTTTTTAGAGACTATTTAA
- a CDS encoding phytoene desaturase family protein, which yields MVKQKITLIGSGFSSLSAACYLAKYGYEVVIYEKNNTLGGRARQYLNKGFTFDIGPTWYWMPDVFEKFFADFGKKPSDYYQLEKLSPAYQVYFGKEDFVTIPDNFEDICAVFEQEEKGSSKHLRKFIKSAENNYNIAVKGMVYKPGVSPLELITPQTAIRVNQFFSTIRKQVRKKIKSKKLIQILEFPVLFLGAKPSNTPAFYNFMNYADFSLGTWHPIGGMYKVIEGMVKLAKDLGVEFKTNTTVNEIVIKDSKVAGVSVNGKFIETDLVLSGADYHHTETLLPKNYRQYSDSYWAKKTFAPSSLLFYIGFDKKLKNVNHHTLFFDTDFDVHAKTIYDTPSWPKDPLFYASFPSMTDDSFAPEGKEAGTFLIPLAPGIEDTPEIREKYFDLIIDRFEKLTNQKVKSHIVSKESYCVNNFIKDYNSYKGNAYGLANILTQTAFLRPKIKSSKVTNLYFTGQLTVPGPGVPPSLISGKVASELILTTHK from the coding sequence ATGGTTAAACAAAAAATAACACTCATTGGTTCGGGGTTTTCTTCTTTATCTGCAGCTTGCTATTTGGCAAAGTATGGATATGAGGTAGTAATTTACGAAAAAAACAATACACTTGGCGGAAGAGCAAGGCAGTATTTAAATAAAGGATTTACATTTGATATAGGGCCTACTTGGTATTGGATGCCTGATGTTTTTGAAAAGTTTTTTGCAGACTTCGGTAAAAAACCTTCTGATTATTATCAACTTGAAAAACTTTCTCCAGCATATCAAGTGTATTTTGGAAAAGAAGATTTTGTTACAATACCAGATAACTTTGAAGATATTTGTGCAGTTTTTGAACAAGAAGAAAAAGGAAGTTCAAAACATTTAAGAAAATTTATTAAGTCTGCTGAAAATAACTACAACATAGCAGTAAAAGGTATGGTATATAAGCCAGGAGTATCTCCTTTAGAATTAATAACACCACAAACTGCTATTAGAGTCAATCAATTTTTTTCTACTATACGAAAACAAGTTCGTAAAAAAATAAAAAGCAAAAAACTTATACAAATATTAGAGTTTCCTGTTTTATTCCTTGGAGCTAAACCTAGTAATACTCCAGCATTCTATAACTTTATGAACTATGCTGATTTTTCCTTAGGAACTTGGCATCCTATAGGAGGTATGTATAAAGTAATTGAAGGGATGGTTAAATTAGCCAAAGATTTAGGGGTAGAATTTAAAACAAATACTACAGTTAATGAAATAGTTATTAAAGATAGTAAAGTAGCTGGAGTAAGTGTAAATGGAAAATTTATAGAAACTGATTTAGTACTCAGTGGAGCAGATTATCATCATACAGAAACATTATTACCAAAAAATTATAGACAATATTCAGATTCATATTGGGCAAAAAAAACATTTGCTCCGTCTTCATTATTATTCTATATTGGTTTTGATAAAAAATTGAAGAATGTAAATCATCATACGTTGTTTTTTGATACGGATTTTGATGTACATGCTAAAACAATTTATGATACGCCTAGTTGGCCAAAAGATCCATTGTTTTATGCTAGCTTTCCTTCAATGACCGATGATTCCTTTGCCCCAGAAGGAAAAGAAGCTGGAACTTTTTTAATTCCGTTAGCACCTGGAATAGAAGATACGCCAGAGATAAGAGAAAAGTACTTTGATTTGATAATTGATAGGTTTGAAAAATTGACCAATCAAAAAGTAAAGAGCCATATTGTTTCTAAAGAAAGTTATTGTGTAAATAACTTTATAAAAGATTATAACTCTTATAAAGGAAATGCGTATGGATTGGCTAATATATTAACCCAAACGGCTTTTTTAAGGCCTAAAATCAAAAGTAGTAAAGTAACAAACTTATACTTTACAGGACAATTAACGGTTCCAGGACCGGGAGTACCACCGTCATTAATTTCGGGAAAAGTAGCATCAGAACTAATCTTAACCACACATAAATAA
- a CDS encoding phytoene/squalene synthase family protein has translation MKQLFDQVSYTCSKLVTQKYSTSFSLATRMLAPEIRAAIYNIYGFVRFADEIVDSFHDYDKEALLLQFEKNYYLGKQQGISTNPILNSFIHTVNKYHIEDELVQAFLKSMRADLYKTVYTTKEEYDEYIYGSADVVGLMCLRVFVKGDDKKYNELKDAAMRLGSAFQKVNFLRDLKDDVELLNRSYFPNVNLKNLDTQAKQQIIEEIEADFEYAYKHGVLKLPVEAKFGVYIAYRYYRRLLKKLKSVPSSQIMDTRIRISNTLKISLLMRGYARYKLNLL, from the coding sequence ATGAAACAATTATTTGATCAAGTTTCCTATACATGTAGTAAACTAGTAACCCAAAAATATAGCACATCTTTTTCTTTAGCAACCCGAATGTTAGCTCCAGAAATAAGAGCAGCAATATATAATATCTATGGATTTGTAAGGTTTGCAGATGAAATTGTAGATAGTTTTCATGATTATGATAAAGAAGCATTGTTGTTACAATTTGAAAAAAACTATTACTTAGGGAAGCAGCAAGGAATTAGCACTAATCCTATTTTAAACTCTTTTATACATACAGTAAATAAATATCATATAGAAGATGAATTAGTACAGGCTTTTTTAAAAAGTATGAGAGCAGACTTATACAAAACAGTATATACTACAAAAGAAGAGTATGATGAATATATTTATGGGTCAGCAGATGTAGTTGGTTTAATGTGTTTACGAGTTTTCGTAAAAGGAGATGATAAAAAATATAACGAGCTTAAAGATGCCGCTATGCGTTTAGGTTCCGCTTTTCAAAAAGTAAATTTTTTACGTGATTTAAAAGATGATGTTGAGTTACTGAACAGGTCTTATTTTCCAAATGTAAACCTTAAAAATCTAGATACTCAAGCTAAACAACAAATCATAGAAGAAATTGAAGCTGATTTTGAGTATGCATATAAACATGGGGTGCTAAAGCTACCTGTAGAAGCTAAGTTTGGAGTATATATTGCTTACAGATATTACAGGAGGTTGTTAAAAAAATTAAAATCAGTGCCATCTTCTCAAATCATGGATACTCGTATTAGAATTTCAAATACGTTAAAAATAAGTTTGTTAATGAGAGGGTATGCAAGGTATAAACTTAATCTATTATAA
- a CDS encoding beta-carotene hydroxylase, which yields MIVLFIITTIVTFIIMEGITWCTHKYVMHGFGWFLHEDHHQPGYPHIFEKNDAFFVVFAIPSILLFYFGIRPELNYLFFIGFGILLYGLAYFLVHDVLIHRRFNWFKNTKNRYLRGLRKAHKIHHKHLGKEEGECFGMLYVPFKYFKKPKWNE from the coding sequence ATGATTGTATTATTTATAATAACAACAATAGTTACATTTATAATTATGGAAGGCATAACTTGGTGTACCCATAAGTATGTAATGCATGGTTTTGGGTGGTTTTTACATGAAGATCATCATCAGCCTGGATATCCACATATTTTTGAAAAAAATGATGCCTTTTTTGTTGTTTTTGCTATACCAAGTATTTTACTTTTTTACTTTGGAATTCGTCCAGAGCTAAATTATTTATTTTTTATAGGTTTTGGAATTCTATTATACGGGTTAGCTTATTTTTTGGTGCATGATGTTTTAATACATAGACGATTTAACTGGTTTAAAAACACTAAAAATAGATATTTAAGAGGATTGCGAAAGGCTCATAAAATTCATCATAAACATCTAGGAAAAGAAGAAGGAGAATGCTTTGGAATGCTTTATGTTCCTTTTAAATACTTTAAAAAGCCCAAGTGGAATGAGTAA
- a CDS encoding lycopene cyclase domain-containing protein → MSNYLYLILNLGSLSIPLLYSIFEKKFHFIKYFKIALISIVLVAIPFLIWDAYFTHNGFWGFNSTYFLGLKLAAMPMEEWMFFICIPYACLFTHEVLKYYLPNFKVSEKNVRIISFIIISLIAILLFLNFGKWYTTVNFIFFLILILYALKYHITTLQTYYPSFLVILIPFFIVNGILTGSFIEEPVVWYNNNENLGFRLFTIPFEDIFYAFNLLFSIQLIFNYLKSKNYGE, encoded by the coding sequence ATGAGTAATTATTTATACCTCATATTAAATTTAGGTAGCTTAAGTATTCCTTTACTTTACAGCATTTTTGAAAAAAAGTTTCATTTTATTAAATACTTTAAAATAGCCTTAATAAGTATTGTTTTAGTGGCAATTCCTTTTCTAATTTGGGATGCTTATTTTACTCATAATGGTTTTTGGGGATTTAATTCAACCTATTTTTTAGGATTGAAACTGGCAGCAATGCCAATGGAAGAATGGATGTTTTTTATTTGTATTCCTTATGCTTGCTTATTTACACATGAGGTATTAAAGTACTATTTACCAAATTTCAAAGTATCTGAAAAAAATGTAAGAATTATAAGTTTTATTATAATTAGTTTAATAGCAATATTACTTTTCCTAAACTTTGGAAAATGGTATACAACGGTAAATTTTATTTTTTTCTTAATATTAATCTTATATGCTTTAAAATATCATATAACAACATTACAAACCTATTATCCAAGTTTTTTAGTAATCCTAATCCCTTTTTTTATAGTAAATGGAATTTTAACAGGTAGTTTTATAGAAGAACCTGTAGTTTGGTATAATAACAATGAAAACCTTGGTTTTAGATTATTTACAATACCATTTGAAGATATATTTTATGCTTTTAATTTATTGTTTTCAATACAGTTAATCTTTAACTACCTAAAAAGTAAAAACTATGGAGAATAA
- a CDS encoding TspO/MBR family protein: MENNKYVRFIIFLIANFSALAIGVWLMNNGPRTDWYLSLNKAPWTPPNWMFGAAWSFIMFCFSFYMTKLSFNYQYLNKKLIVLYVVQWMLNVYWNYAFFNQHLTEVGLLIIVALWLLIGFFTFNFKKELKWVTLLIVPYLIWMTIATSLNAYIVFNN; the protein is encoded by the coding sequence ATGGAGAATAATAAATATGTACGATTTATCATTTTTCTAATAGCTAATTTTTCTGCTTTAGCAATTGGCGTATGGTTAATGAATAATGGTCCTAGAACAGATTGGTATTTATCATTAAATAAAGCACCTTGGACACCGCCTAATTGGATGTTTGGTGCAGCATGGTCGTTTATTATGTTTTGTTTCTCATTTTACATGACTAAATTGAGTTTCAACTATCAGTATTTAAATAAAAAGTTAATTGTTTTATATGTAGTTCAATGGATGTTGAATGTGTATTGGAATTATGCATTTTTTAATCAGCATTTAACAGAAGTAGGATTGTTAATAATCGTAGCATTATGGTTACTTATCGGATTTTTTACATTTAACTTTAAAAAAGAGTTAAAATGGGTAACACTATTAATAGTTCCCTATCTAATATGGATGACAATAGCAACTAGCTTAAATGCATACATTGTTTTTAATAATTAA
- a CDS encoding TetR family transcriptional regulator C-terminal domain-containing protein, with amino-acid sequence MARKQITAQKIIELYMDEVLMDGTSKTIYAFAKKHEFEENEFYQHFSSFETLEKEIFAIFHDKTIELLHNNEEYKTYDEKSKLLSFYYTFFELLTANRSYVHLKLKGNKNKLESVKLLSKLKEAHIRYIKEEFHSDKIDFKNEKVNKVRDKGMEETAWIQLLFALQFWLEDESKNFEKTDVFIEKAVKASFDLKDITPLKSVFDFAKFLWKEKMPV; translated from the coding sequence ATGGCGAGAAAACAAATTACCGCACAAAAAATTATAGAATTATATATGGATGAAGTATTAATGGATGGTACTTCAAAAACTATTTACGCTTTTGCAAAGAAGCATGAGTTTGAAGAAAATGAGTTTTATCAGCATTTTAGCAGTTTTGAAACATTAGAAAAAGAAATTTTTGCAATTTTTCATGATAAAACAATTGAATTACTTCATAACAATGAAGAATATAAAACCTACGATGAAAAAAGTAAGTTATTAAGCTTCTATTATACGTTTTTTGAATTATTAACAGCAAATAGGTCTTATGTACATTTAAAGCTTAAAGGAAATAAAAATAAGTTGGAATCTGTTAAGTTGTTATCTAAATTAAAAGAAGCTCATATACGATACATAAAAGAAGAGTTCCATTCAGATAAAATCGATTTTAAGAATGAAAAAGTAAATAAAGTAAGAGACAAAGGAATGGAAGAAACTGCATGGATACAGTTATTATTTGCCTTGCAATTTTGGTTAGAAGATGAATCAAAGAACTTTGAAAAAACTGATGTTTTTATTGAAAAAGCAGTAAAAGCAAGTTTTGATTTAAAAGATATAACACCTTTAAAAAGTGTATTTGATTTTGCAAAGTTTTTATGGAAAGAAAAAATGCCCGTATAG
- a CDS encoding ABC1 kinase family protein, with the protein MKTIDNIPTGKIQRASKLVTTGLKIGVNYAKYYGEKIVKSEEEAKENLNEANAADIYDGLKTLKGSALKVAQMLSMEKNILPRAYVEKFSLSQFSVPPLSAPLVVKTFKKYFKKAPTEVFDTFTSESVNAASIGQVHKATLADKNLAVKIQYPGVADSISSDLAMVKPIAIKMFNIKGEGSDEYFKEVENKLLEETNYTLELKQSQEIAEKCSIIPNLKFPNYYPEYSSERILTMDWMMGVHLSEYVAKENSQESLNKIGQALWDFYMYQMHVLKKVHADPHPGNFLVSEKDELIVIDFGCMKEVPNSFYIPYFELAKKENIENPEFFEAKLYELEILRKDDTAEEKQFFKALFHEMLSLFTQPFHKEEFDFSDAVFFGRIADLGQKYAKSTELKKMNGNRGSKHFIYINRTFFGLYNLMHDLKATQVKINNFKNM; encoded by the coding sequence ATGAAAACAATAGATAATATACCAACAGGAAAAATACAGAGAGCCTCTAAACTAGTAACAACAGGTTTAAAAATAGGGGTGAACTATGCAAAATATTACGGAGAAAAAATTGTAAAATCAGAAGAAGAAGCAAAAGAAAATTTAAATGAAGCAAATGCAGCTGATATTTATGATGGCTTAAAAACTTTAAAAGGTTCAGCGTTAAAAGTTGCTCAAATGCTAAGTATGGAAAAGAACATATTGCCTAGAGCTTATGTTGAGAAATTTTCATTATCACAATTTTCAGTACCACCTTTATCTGCGCCATTAGTTGTTAAGACATTTAAAAAATATTTTAAAAAAGCACCAACAGAGGTGTTTGATACCTTTACTTCAGAATCTGTAAATGCTGCTAGTATAGGTCAAGTGCATAAAGCAACATTAGCTGATAAAAACTTGGCTGTTAAAATCCAGTATCCAGGAGTTGCAGATAGTATATCTTCAGATTTAGCTATGGTAAAACCTATAGCTATTAAAATGTTCAATATTAAGGGAGAAGGCTCAGATGAATATTTTAAAGAAGTAGAAAATAAGTTGTTAGAAGAAACTAATTATACACTTGAACTAAAACAAAGTCAAGAAATAGCTGAAAAATGTAGTATAATTCCTAATTTAAAATTTCCAAACTATTATCCAGAATATTCCTCTGAACGAATTTTAACGATGGATTGGATGATGGGTGTACATCTTTCTGAATATGTAGCCAAAGAAAACTCACAAGAAAGTTTAAATAAGATAGGGCAAGCTTTATGGGATTTTTATATGTATCAAATGCATGTGTTAAAAAAAGTACATGCAGATCCGCATCCAGGTAATTTTTTAGTATCAGAAAAAGACGAGTTAATTGTTATTGACTTTGGTTGTATGAAAGAAGTTCCTAACAGTTTTTATATTCCTTATTTTGAGTTAGCTAAAAAAGAAAATATAGAAAATCCTGAGTTTTTTGAAGCAAAATTATATGAGCTTGAAATTTTAAGAAAGGATGATACAGCTGAAGAAAAGCAATTTTTTAAAGCACTTTTCCATGAAATGCTTTCATTGTTTACACAACCTTTTCATAAAGAAGAATTTGATTTTTCAGATGCTGTTTTCTTTGGGAGAATAGCAGACTTAGGCCAGAAATATGCCAAGAGTACTGAATTAAAAAAAATGAATGGAAATAGAGGTTCTAAACACTTTATTTACATTAACAGAACATTTTTTGGTTTATACAACCTAATGCACGATTTAAAAGCTACACAGGTAAAGATTAATAATTTTAAAAATATGTAA
- a CDS encoding flavin reductase family protein produces MYFTRQHIDSLEHLYKINLINSILGFKSANLIATQSKEGISNVAVFSSVVHYGSAPPILGFVLRPTTVRRNTYDNIKETGYFTINHIHDAILEEAHHTSAKYPAEISEFDKTTLQEEHLNNFYAPFVKGCKVKIGLKYAEEYHIKANDTILILGEIVDLYIEDSLVKEDGFVNLSEAKTAVINGLDAYLIPKKGKRFSYQRPK; encoded by the coding sequence ATGTATTTTACTAGACAACATATAGATAGTTTAGAACACCTTTATAAAATAAACTTAATAAACAGTATCTTAGGATTTAAATCTGCTAACTTAATAGCTACACAATCCAAAGAAGGTATATCTAATGTTGCTGTATTTAGTTCTGTAGTGCATTACGGTTCAGCACCGCCAATTCTAGGGTTCGTCCTTAGGCCTACTACGGTTAGACGAAATACTTATGATAATATAAAAGAAACAGGGTACTTTACAATAAACCATATACATGATGCTATTCTTGAAGAAGCACATCACACATCAGCAAAATATCCAGCTGAAATATCAGAGTTTGATAAAACAACTTTGCAAGAAGAGCATTTAAATAATTTTTATGCGCCTTTTGTAAAGGGATGTAAGGTGAAAATAGGTTTAAAATATGCAGAAGAATACCATATTAAAGCGAATGATACTATTTTAATCTTAGGTGAGATTGTCGATTTGTATATTGAAGATAGTTTGGTAAAAGAAGATGGTTTTGTTAATCTATCGGAAGCCAAAACAGCAGTTATTAATGGTTTAGATGCTTATTTAATTCCTAAAAAAGGAAAAAGATTTTCATACCAAAGACCTAAATAA